One genomic segment of Rhizorhabdus phycosphaerae includes these proteins:
- a CDS encoding SDR family NAD(P)-dependent oxidoreductase has translation MRHFKDKVAVITGGASGVGRAIGAQLAAEGAIVVLADIDQAKLDATAAEIAVEGATVVGLTVDVTKEASVEALAQQVYDRFGAAHLLFNNAGVGLGEARKAIWTLPVNDWRWGIDVNVMGVVHGIKAFVPRMIAGGEDGVVINTSSTNGGLRSLPNTPIYAATKAAVTSISEVLYQQLLKDGGRVKAAVLFPGPHTVNTSIMASRLVRPAEYAGTEPEEPVAYRTMQDLVKTTGLNLQLTEPEEVASFAIEGVRAGRFWLLPESEQGDAMIRQRTEGLLARTDPVSAW, from the coding sequence ATGCGGCACTTCAAGGACAAGGTTGCCGTGATCACCGGCGGCGCCAGCGGCGTCGGCCGGGCGATCGGCGCGCAGCTGGCGGCCGAGGGCGCGATCGTCGTCCTGGCGGATATCGATCAGGCGAAGCTCGACGCCACCGCAGCGGAGATCGCGGTCGAGGGTGCGACGGTCGTCGGTCTCACGGTCGACGTCACCAAGGAAGCCTCGGTCGAGGCGCTGGCGCAACAGGTCTATGACCGCTTCGGCGCGGCGCACCTGCTGTTCAACAATGCCGGCGTCGGCCTGGGCGAAGCGCGCAAGGCGATCTGGACGCTGCCGGTAAACGACTGGCGCTGGGGCATCGACGTCAATGTCATGGGCGTCGTCCACGGCATCAAGGCCTTCGTCCCGCGCATGATCGCCGGTGGCGAGGACGGCGTCGTGATCAACACCTCGTCGACCAATGGCGGGCTGCGCTCGCTGCCGAACACGCCGATCTATGCTGCGACCAAGGCGGCGGTGACGAGCATCTCCGAGGTCCTCTACCAGCAGTTGTTGAAGGATGGCGGGCGGGTGAAGGCTGCAGTGCTCTTCCCAGGACCCCACACCGTCAACACGTCGATCATGGCATCGCGGCTCGTGCGCCCGGCCGAATATGCCGGCACCGAGCCAGAAGAACCCGTCGCCTATCGCACGATGCAGGATCTGGTGAAGACCACCGGCCTGAACCTGCAGCTCACCGAACCCGAGGAGGTCGCGAGCTTCGCGATCGAAGGCGTCCGCGCGGGCCGCTTCTGGCTGCTGCCCGAGAGCGAACAGGGCGATGCGATGATCCGGCAGCGGACCGAGGGGCTGCTCGCCCGTACCGACCCCGTTTCGGCCTGGTAA